In Zobellia roscoffensis, the following are encoded in one genomic region:
- a CDS encoding ribonuclease Z, producing MKLHILGCYAATPRTLTNPTSQVLEVKNHMFLIDCGEGTQVQLRKHKIKFSRINHIFISHLHGDHFFGLSGLVSTFRLLGREKELHIYGPKGIKEAITLLLKLGDSWTNYQLYFHELTNKGPEVIFEDDKITVETIRLNHRIYTNGFLFKEKLGERKLNVEAVAKHKVDKAYFQNIKNGRDVVLDNGTVIPNADLSFDPPTPKSYAYCSDTAYKPDIVEQITNATALYHESTFLESEVHLAVRTKHSTAKEAAAIAKAANVGQLILGHYSTRYKSIDLFKEEALEVFPNVELADDGKFFDF from the coding sequence ATGAAATTGCATATTTTAGGTTGCTATGCAGCAACACCAAGAACGCTTACCAATCCTACTTCTCAGGTATTGGAAGTCAAGAATCATATGTTTTTAATTGATTGTGGTGAGGGTACACAAGTACAGCTTCGAAAGCATAAAATTAAGTTTTCACGTATCAATCATATTTTTATATCCCATTTACATGGTGATCATTTTTTTGGTTTGTCAGGTTTGGTATCTACTTTTAGATTATTGGGTAGGGAAAAAGAATTACATATTTACGGCCCCAAAGGAATTAAAGAGGCAATAACCCTTTTGTTGAAGCTTGGTGATTCATGGACCAACTATCAATTGTATTTTCATGAACTGACCAATAAAGGGCCTGAGGTTATTTTTGAAGACGATAAAATTACCGTAGAGACCATTCGCTTAAACCATAGAATATATACAAACGGTTTTCTGTTTAAGGAAAAACTGGGCGAACGTAAGCTGAATGTAGAAGCAGTAGCAAAACATAAGGTTGATAAAGCCTATTTTCAAAATATTAAGAATGGGAGAGATGTGGTTTTGGATAACGGTACGGTAATTCCTAATGCAGATTTAAGTTTTGACCCTCCAACTCCAAAAAGCTATGCCTATTGTAGTGATACGGCTTACAAACCAGATATAGTAGAACAAATAACAAATGCTACGGCCTTGTATCATGAGTCTACCTTCTTAGAATCTGAGGTTCATTTAGCAGTAAGAACAAAGCACTCCACAGCTAAGGAAGCAGCAGCAATTGCTAAGGCGGCCAATGTAGGACAACTTATCTTGGGTCATTATTCTACACGTTATAAATCTATAGATCTTTTTAAGGAAGAGGCTTTAGAGGTCTTTCCAAATGTAGAGCTTGCGGATGACGGTAAGTTTTTTGATTTTTAG
- the pdxH gene encoding pyridoxamine 5'-phosphate oxidase — translation MQKDLGDYRKSYEKSALLEGAISDNPMELFQKWFYETEASDGVEEPNAMTVSTIGLDGFPKSRVVLLKKFTHEGFIFYTNYHSEKGRAIAANPNVCVSFFWPNLERQIIIKGKAEKIAENLSDGYFESRPDGSKLGAIVSEQSSVIFSREVLEDKLKSLEKEFENKEILRPKNWGGYIVKPQSIEFWQGRPNRLHDRIRYSLIDNLDWKMERLAP, via the coding sequence ATGCAAAAAGATTTAGGAGATTACCGAAAATCATACGAAAAAAGTGCCCTTCTAGAAGGTGCTATTTCAGACAACCCAATGGAGTTATTTCAGAAGTGGTTCTATGAAACCGAAGCTTCTGATGGGGTTGAAGAGCCTAATGCAATGACGGTTTCCACCATTGGGTTAGATGGTTTTCCTAAAAGTAGGGTAGTATTGTTAAAAAAGTTTACTCATGAAGGATTCATCTTTTACACAAATTACCATAGTGAAAAAGGTAGGGCTATTGCTGCCAATCCCAATGTATGTGTATCTTTCTTTTGGCCTAATTTGGAAAGGCAAATTATTATAAAAGGCAAGGCTGAAAAAATTGCCGAGAATTTGTCGGATGGTTATTTTGAATCTCGTCCTGATGGAAGTAAGCTTGGTGCTATTGTTTCTGAACAAAGTTCCGTGATATTTTCTAGAGAAGTGCTAGAAGATAAGCTCAAGTCTCTTGAAAAGGAATTTGAAAACAAAGAAATTCTACGACCAAAGAATTGGGGTGGTTATATTGTGAAACCGCAGTCTATTGAGTTTTGGCAGGGTAGACCAAACCGGTTGCATGATCGTATCAGATATTCCTTAATAGATAATTTAGATTGGAAAATGGAGCGTTTGGCTCCATAG
- a CDS encoding SixA phosphatase family protein codes for MKTLIMVRHGKSSWDYSVSDRDRPLQERGINDALLVSDKFKSKGNRIDAVFSSTANRALHTCMIFVRQLQVPLTSVHLTNNLYDFSGESVFDFIATLDDSLDTVMIFGHNHAFTHVANSLGNTYIDNVSTSGLVHLVFDVDSWSLVEKGTTKQTIFPKDLR; via the coding sequence ATGAAAACGTTGATAATGGTCAGGCATGGTAAATCTTCTTGGGATTATTCGGTGAGCGACCGAGATAGACCTTTGCAAGAAAGAGGAATTAATGATGCGCTTTTAGTCTCGGACAAATTCAAATCAAAAGGGAACAGAATAGATGCTGTTTTCTCAAGTACTGCAAATAGGGCGCTTCATACCTGTATGATTTTTGTACGACAATTACAGGTTCCGTTAACATCTGTTCATTTAACGAACAACCTCTACGATTTTTCAGGGGAATCGGTTTTTGATTTTATAGCAACACTTGATGATTCCTTGGATACGGTAATGATTTTTGGTCATAATCATGCTTTTACGCATGTTGCCAATTCTTTGGGAAATACTTATATTGACAACGTTTCCACCAGTGGGTTGGTGCATCTTGTTTTTGATGTAGATAGCTGGAGTTTAGTTGAGAAAGGAACCACAAAACAAACAATTTTCCCGAAAGACTTAAGATAA
- the ppk1 gene encoding polyphosphate kinase 1, with amino-acid sequence MIKTKPKYINREISWLRFNERVLQECEDENVPLIERLRFLGIFSNNLDEFFKVRYATVKRIFEAGKSGKSVLGGEKAKDLLEEITKFVIEQQRKSVEILKNIENELEAQDVYLLNETELSEKQGEFAKKYFIQKVSPQLMTIILNDLAEFPMLKDTAAYLAVKMVLKSDDRTKSTYEKKEKRYALIEIPKGIDRFVVLPKEGNKNYVIILDDIIRYCMDSVFPMFDYKSISSHMIKITRDAELDIDNDLSKSFIEKIYSSVEHRKISDPVRFVYDKNIETDTLDFLKEKMGIEDADSVIPGGRYHNKRDYMGFPSLGREDLMYDKIAPLPVKGLSLEGSLLEQIAEKDFLQYTPYHTFSYILKFLREAALDPKVKAIKITVYRLANDSQVAACLSNAVKNGKQVTLQIELRARFDEQANIRYAEELQAEGVKLIFGVPGLKVHSKICMIDREENGVMKRYGFISTGNFNESTARIYTDYTLFTAKEPILKELNKVFDFFETTYKINKYKHLIVSPHYTKSFFIKLIDKEILNAKAGKEAFIKIKMNSFTSYKMIDKLYEASNAGVKIQLIVRGICCLIPGVEGMSENIEAISIVDKFLEHPRMFIFCNAGDTRVFISSADFMTRNLENRVEVGCPIYDEDVREELIDTFEISWNDNVKARVFNEEQDNAYRINNKPKLRSQFATYDYYLDKLGSDIPTTE; translated from the coding sequence ATGATAAAGACAAAACCGAAGTACATAAATAGAGAAATAAGTTGGCTACGTTTTAATGAAAGAGTACTTCAAGAGTGTGAAGATGAAAATGTACCATTAATTGAGCGCCTTCGTTTTTTAGGTATTTTTTCAAATAATTTGGACGAATTTTTTAAGGTTCGTTATGCTACGGTAAAACGAATTTTTGAAGCAGGAAAATCAGGTAAAAGTGTACTTGGTGGTGAGAAAGCCAAAGATTTGCTCGAAGAGATAACCAAGTTTGTAATAGAGCAACAACGTAAGAGTGTTGAGATTCTTAAGAATATTGAAAATGAACTTGAGGCTCAAGATGTCTACTTGTTAAACGAAACAGAACTTTCTGAAAAACAAGGTGAATTTGCTAAAAAGTATTTCATACAAAAAGTGAGCCCGCAACTCATGACTATTATATTAAATGATTTGGCGGAGTTTCCAATGCTTAAGGATACTGCAGCTTATTTGGCAGTTAAGATGGTCTTGAAGAGTGATGATCGTACCAAGAGTACATATGAGAAAAAAGAGAAGCGCTATGCGTTAATTGAGATTCCTAAAGGTATTGATCGTTTTGTGGTTTTACCAAAGGAGGGGAATAAAAATTATGTCATTATTTTAGATGATATTATTCGCTATTGTATGGATAGTGTTTTCCCTATGTTCGATTACAAGTCCATATCCTCACATATGATTAAGATTACTCGTGATGCCGAACTTGATATCGATAATGATTTAAGTAAGAGTTTTATCGAGAAAATATACTCTAGTGTAGAGCATAGAAAAATTAGTGATCCAGTTCGTTTTGTGTATGATAAAAATATAGAAACGGACACACTGGATTTTTTAAAGGAAAAGATGGGTATTGAAGACGCAGACAGCGTCATACCAGGAGGTAGATATCACAATAAAAGAGATTATATGGGCTTCCCTAGTTTGGGAAGGGAAGATTTAATGTATGACAAGATAGCTCCATTACCGGTAAAAGGGCTAAGCCTTGAGGGGAGTTTATTGGAACAAATAGCAGAGAAAGATTTCTTGCAATATACGCCCTATCACACGTTTTCTTATATATTAAAGTTTTTAAGAGAAGCAGCTCTTGATCCTAAAGTAAAAGCGATTAAAATAACCGTCTATCGTTTGGCTAATGATTCACAAGTAGCAGCATGTCTTTCTAATGCTGTAAAGAACGGAAAACAGGTAACTTTACAAATAGAGCTTCGTGCCCGTTTTGATGAACAGGCGAATATTAGATATGCCGAAGAACTTCAGGCGGAAGGTGTAAAACTTATTTTTGGCGTACCTGGTTTAAAAGTGCATAGTAAAATATGTATGATCGATCGCGAGGAGAATGGCGTTATGAAGCGCTATGGCTTTATTAGTACCGGTAACTTTAATGAGTCTACCGCCAGAATTTACACAGATTACACCTTGTTTACGGCTAAAGAGCCTATATTAAAGGAGTTGAACAAAGTGTTTGACTTTTTTGAGACTACCTATAAAATCAATAAATACAAGCATTTAATTGTATCTCCTCATTATACCAAGTCTTTCTTTATAAAGCTGATAGATAAGGAAATTTTAAATGCCAAAGCGGGTAAAGAAGCTTTTATCAAAATTAAGATGAATAGCTTCACCTCTTACAAGATGATAGATAAATTGTATGAGGCCAGTAATGCAGGGGTTAAAATACAATTGATTGTCCGAGGTATTTGCTGTTTAATTCCGGGTGTTGAAGGAATGAGCGAAAACATTGAAGCGATTAGCATTGTAGATAAATTCTTGGAACATCCACGTATGTTTATTTTCTGTAACGCAGGAGACACACGCGTGTTTATTTCATCTGCAGATTTTATGACCCGTAATCTTGAAAATAGAGTAGAGGTGGGTTGCCCTATTTATGATGAGGATGTAAGAGAGGAATTAATAGATACGTTTGAAATCTCTTGGAATGATAATGTTAAGGCAAGAGTTTTCAATGAAGAACAGGATAATGCATATCGCATAAATAATAAGCCTAAATTGCGCTCACAATTTGCTACGTATGATTATTATCTAGATAAATTAGGTTCTGATATTCCTACTACGGAATAA
- the miaE gene encoding tRNA-(ms[2]io[6]A)-hydroxylase: protein MLGLKLPTDPRWVNIVEKNIDEILTDHAYCEQKAASTAISLIISFPEYTELVEEMIALSREEMAHFKMVHDRITARGQSLGRDRKDEYVLQLIKFFPKGGSRTTQLVHRLLYAALIEARSCERFRLLSEELEDKELADFYHKLMVSEAGHYTMFLKFARQYGDRAEVDKKWQSLLDFEAEIMKNLGSKESIHG from the coding sequence ATGCTAGGTTTAAAGTTGCCAACTGACCCAAGATGGGTAAATATTGTTGAGAAAAATATAGATGAAATTTTGACCGATCATGCGTATTGTGAGCAAAAAGCAGCAAGCACGGCCATATCTTTAATTATTAGTTTTCCGGAATACACGGAGTTGGTGGAAGAAATGATAGCACTTTCCCGAGAGGAAATGGCCCATTTTAAAATGGTCCATGACCGAATTACAGCAAGAGGCCAAAGCTTAGGACGTGACCGAAAAGATGAGTATGTTCTTCAATTAATAAAGTTCTTTCCAAAAGGTGGAAGCCGTACTACCCAATTGGTACATCGTCTTTTGTATGCCGCATTAATTGAAGCCAGAAGTTGTGAACGCTTTAGACTTCTCTCCGAAGAACTTGAAGATAAGGAACTTGCAGATTTCTACCATAAACTTATGGTGAGTGAAGCAGGACATTATACCATGTTCTTAAAGTTTGCTAGACAATATGGTGACCGCGCAGAAGTGGATAAAAAATGGCAGTCCCTATTAGATTTTGAAGCCGAAATAATGAAAAACTTAGGCAGCAAAGAAAGTATTCACGGATAA
- a CDS encoding EboA domain-containing protein — protein MELTKLDQELQSLLSSNLDPDTNSWLHSKLEQIISSSSTKDLYMTYSLLASKIDSDTILNLSSDTDEVTEYLRKQNATTLQIARIYLLLKVLKADGNFFVPKVANLIQVADIGELETFLKFLILLPDAENYKQTAVEALRTNISTIFEAISMQNPYPAKYFNDQQWNQMFLKAAFMQLDLSAILSIDERANKDLTRIISDYAHERWAASREIEPLFWRPVAAFLDETLLKDMERLFASDNLVENKVAAMCCYNSKEPKAKELLAQHPNLKAQVTNKEITWKNIKA, from the coding sequence ATGGAATTAACCAAATTAGACCAAGAACTTCAGTCTTTGTTGAGCAGTAATTTAGACCCTGATACAAATTCATGGTTGCATTCAAAACTAGAGCAAATAATTAGTTCAAGTTCTACAAAAGATCTGTACATGACCTATAGCCTGTTGGCTAGTAAAATAGATTCAGACACTATTCTGAATTTAAGTTCGGATACGGATGAAGTAACTGAGTATTTACGTAAACAGAATGCTACAACACTTCAAATAGCCCGTATTTATCTTTTATTGAAGGTGTTGAAGGCAGATGGAAATTTCTTCGTTCCCAAAGTGGCCAATCTTATTCAAGTAGCAGATATTGGAGAACTAGAAACCTTCTTAAAATTTCTGATTCTGTTACCCGATGCTGAAAATTATAAGCAGACTGCAGTTGAGGCTTTGCGAACAAATATTTCTACCATATTTGAGGCTATAAGCATGCAGAATCCGTATCCTGCAAAATACTTTAATGATCAGCAATGGAACCAAATGTTCCTTAAAGCTGCTTTTATGCAGTTGGACCTATCTGCTATTTTAAGTATTGATGAGCGAGCGAATAAGGATTTAACACGAATTATATCTGATTACGCACATGAAAGGTGGGCGGCGTCCCGGGAAATAGAGCCTTTGTTTTGGCGGCCTGTGGCAGCATTTTTAGATGAAACCTTGTTGAAAGATATGGAGCGCTTGTTCGCAAGTGATAATCTTGTTGAAAATAAAGTAGCGGCAATGTGTTGTTATAATTCTAAAGAGCCAAAAGCCAAAGAGTTATTGGCCCAACACCCCAATTTAAAGGCTCAAGTAACGAATAAAGAAATTACCTGGAAAAATATAAAAGCTTAA
- a CDS encoding TatD family hydrolase, whose product MEDKMMIIDPHVHMSSRTTDDYEAMAAAGVVAVIEPSFWMGQPRTQVGSFQDYYSSLVGWEPFRASQFGIQHYCTIGLNSKEANNEALAEQVIELLPLYLHKQNVVAIGEIGYDDQTPAEDKYFRMQLEMAKELDMVVQVHTPHRDKKAGTLKSMEVCLEHGLDPAKVVIDHNNEETVKEVLDKGFIAAFTIYPKTKMGNERMVEVVRKFGSTNIIVDSSADWGVSDPLAVPKTANLMLKRGIAKEDVVKTCYQNALDIFGSNGKMKEEHWLKPKGVNQAQLFNDNSVLRGQEPRIDSDQIT is encoded by the coding sequence ATGGAAGATAAAATGATGATAATAGATCCGCATGTACACATGTCATCTAGAACTACGGACGATTATGAAGCGATGGCCGCGGCCGGAGTTGTTGCGGTAATAGAGCCTTCTTTTTGGATGGGACAGCCAAGGACTCAGGTAGGTTCTTTTCAAGATTATTACAGCAGTTTAGTAGGTTGGGAGCCGTTTAGAGCTAGTCAGTTTGGTATTCAGCATTATTGTACCATCGGTTTAAATTCCAAAGAAGCAAATAATGAGGCTTTAGCGGAACAGGTTATTGAGCTTTTACCTCTATACCTGCACAAACAGAATGTGGTGGCCATAGGTGAGATAGGTTATGATGATCAAACTCCGGCAGAGGATAAATACTTCCGTATGCAGCTGGAAATGGCCAAGGAATTGGATATGGTGGTTCAGGTACACACACCACATCGTGATAAAAAGGCGGGTACGCTTAAAAGTATGGAAGTTTGTCTGGAACATGGCCTAGACCCTGCAAAGGTAGTTATTGACCACAATAACGAAGAAACCGTAAAAGAGGTTTTGGACAAAGGTTTTATTGCTGCATTTACCATCTACCCAAAAACAAAAATGGGTAATGAACGTATGGTTGAGGTGGTACGTAAATTCGGAAGCACTAATATTATTGTAGATAGTTCTGCGGATTGGGGTGTTAGTGACCCTTTGGCCGTACCAAAAACAGCAAATCTTATGCTGAAAAGAGGTATTGCAAAAGAAGACGTTGTAAAAACCTGTTACCAAAATGCATTGGACATTTTTGGTTCTAACGGTAAAATGAAAGAGGAGCACTGGCTGAAACCTAAAGGAGTGAATCAAGCTCAACTTTTTAATGATAACAGCGTGTTAAGAGGGCAAGAGCCAAGGATAGATTCTGATCAGATTACATAA